The Populus alba chromosome 13, ASM523922v2, whole genome shotgun sequence genome contains the following window.
attttaaaacccatatccttcattttgtttttccataGAAAATCCATGGCCTTAAACTCTATTATTCACCATTTCTCTTTATGCCAATTGTCATCTTccttaatgattttaaaaggaaagacTTAACAGGGTGTGATGCATGATGTGTGCTCATTTTTTTGAAGTTGTGTTATAAAGGTGCCATGCATCAGAACAAAGTGGTGTGTATTGTAAtctatgttttaaattatattaagagTAGTTTTTTCTCaactaattgaaaaaagaaagacataGTGCTACATTTAAATAAGGGATAGTTATAGAACCATGTATAATTACCATTACCAGTCTAAAATTAGAATGTTGGGACCAAAGTTAGTGGGTAATGGGGAGTTATGTTTTTTCCCTTGAACTTATATTTTTAGACTCGATGATAACAAGGAAAAGTAAAATGTGTTCTTAGGTATCCatttatattcaaaaaatttaaaagatccCTCATGCCATCACCTATTCTCTAATGGCCATGAAAGGAGAATTCAACGCTTTATCATGTGCCCTAAGGGCACAAGTTAGCCGAACcaagtattatattatatataattgtgtGTCAACAACTTAATGCTTTCATTGGtttacaatttaaattattatttttatcgaaATCACTTTTGTGATCAAAACGTATCATGGTTTCTTTGACATGGCAGTATAACTTCTTGCTTATCATATTCCACTTCTGTTTCGAAGCTAAGAAAGATGATTAATATTATTCTGGatgtgaaacaaaaaaataaaacagcatTGCATGATTTTGCTTTCTGCTAACTAAATCTTTTACGCTTTGCAACCCTCTGATTACATTATATTGAGGAGTTGGTACCcctgaaaaagaaatgaattctAATATGTTGACAGGTATTCAGGCATTTACAGGTTGCTATGCTACTGACATCATGCAATTCTATAATATTCCTAGCACATGGCAAGTCCTATGGTTGTAACTTTTCTTAGTTGACTAAAAAGAATTTTTCATCTGCATTTTACACTATAAGTCTTGCccataaaacttaatttaggTGACAAAAGACAAGGATTCACTTGCCACATTTAACAGTGTTTTCCTTATAGTGGTTATCTGCAAACTGCAGGTACAAGTGTGAGTTTACTGATGAGTTTTTGTGAAACACAGGTTGCCATATAGGCTTTGCGTGttgcatttttttcattattgttttcCTGCaccatatttttgtttttttgaaatgttagTTACTGTTGCTGCAGCACTTTGTGAACAGTTTGCTGCAGAGGTTTACATGAAAATCTTTAGTGGTTGGATTTTTTCCCCCAGAGATATTAAAGAATATGAAACTTGTTATAAAATTGCTAAAGCAGAACTTCCTGTTTCCAGATAGTAAATGTTCCTGAGAAGGGGGCAAGGAAGCATCCTCGGGGTGATAACATACAGGTATATAGTCTCAAAatggttttccttttccttttcgtccttgaattttttttgtcatatgcAATGTGTCCTTTATGAGTTAGAGTCTACTGCTGGAGAAATGCTCATCCTAGAATCTTCTTATTTTTGTATTGCTgataacttttattttgttggaaCCAGATTAAGCATTATCATACTCCAGATTTCTAACATagcatcattttatttatgcattCCTTTCATTGAGCTCATGAATAATTCCTTTATATTCTTTCCTCCCaagttaaaaagatattaaatgctTGCTTAGATTTTTGGTTAGGACCTCTTATGTATTTGCAGCATCCTATTAATTCATATTtcagaaaattaataataaccaGCAATGATGTTGCCTTGCGAGGATTATTCACCATCATCATAATCAGAGAATTGGCACTATTTTTATCTTGCTGCTGCTTTACAAATTTAATCTTAAATTCATATAAATGTTCTGCAGATAGATACAAAAAACATCCTCTTTATATGTGGTGGAGCATTTGTTGATCTTGAAAAGACCATTTCAGAGAGGTAATGGCTTCAAACAGTTTTCCTGCATAATTATCTGCAAAATATAGTTTTCGTCTGTTTCAGGGTATCtaatctgaaaatatttaatgtCATTTTATCAGACGACAAGATTCATCAATTGGATTTGGAGCACCTGTTCGTGCTAATATGAGAGCAGGTGGAGTAACCAATGCTGCAATCACTTCATCTTTGCTAGAATCCGTAAGAATGAAGGCCTTCCTATGTTAGTGAAATGGGAGTTTAATATTTATAGAGTTTCTACCTTTCTATGtattatttcaagttttcaaCACAATTAATGATGTTAGTTGTTAAGCATGGAAAGAAGTTACTGGTGAAACCTTTCCTTAAAacttgaaaagtaaattttgcATTGTCAGGTTGAGAGTGCTGATCTTATTGCTTATGGCCTTATACCGGAGTTTATTGGACGCTTTCCAATATTAGTTAGTTTGGCAGCTCTAACTGAGGATCAACTTGTTAGGGTAATACTCTGTTATACtggtatttttgtgttttttttttttattttaatacacccTGTGCCAGTCTATATTTGTTACATCCCATTTTGGGCTGTTTGTGAATGACTAGGAACCATTCAGAATGTGAGAGAATAATTAGCAACTGAATGTAGGAATTTATGATATTACAAACATGTAAGAGGAGCAGTTACATTCAAACTCTAATTATTCACCACTAGTttactgaaaagaaaagaaatttcttTCAGCTCACTCAAGTATGCTAATTTATTTTGTGCTAGTAAGCCTCATTGTTTTTATACTCAGGTTTTCATCATCGCCCTAAGAAGTTCAAGAGTGTCGTTTCTAAGATAGCAGTATATATTTCTGTAGCTAGGAAATTACTGACTTGACATTAATATTTGGGAAATTTTCTTTGGCTTGTAAAATTTCACCACCCATTTTGGTTTGATTAAAATGGAAACATTAGAACACCCCTGCCCTTCCAAATGCACATCTCAATCTGTGCTTATCATGTATTTTGCTTAATGCACTTTATATTCTTAGTTTCTCCTAGAAATGAGCAGGCCAGATTTGAAATTATAGTTTTCATCATAAAACATTTTCTTGCTAACGCAAATTACAGGTCCTCATGGAACCGAGAAATGCCCTTGGTAAACAGTATAAGAAGTTGTTTAGCATGAATAATGTacgactctctctctctgatcATTTAGTAGTTAAATTCATTTGATTACTTTTGTGTAATGGTTATTTACCACTTGCATAATTCCAGGTGAAGCTACATTTTACTGAAAAGGCACTAAGACTAATTGCAAAAAAGGCAATGGCTAAGAATACTGGTGCCCGGGGTTTAAGAGCCATACTTGAAAGCATTCTAACTGAAGCCATGTATGAGGTATATGATTCCCCAAGGCTTATAAGTAGATATTATACACCATCTCTATAAAGCATTTGATTATGGATATTGACATATTAAAAGGTTTTGTTGCTTATTTGCTTCAGATCCCAGACATCAAAACAGGAAGTGATAGAGTAGATGCTGTTGTAATTGATGAGGAGTCTGTAGGTTCAGTGCATGCTCCTGGAAGTGGTGGGAAAATCCTGCGTGGAGATGGTGCATTGGAGCATTACCTAGCAGAATATAAGGTAAAGAATTTAGTGGTATGGTTTCAATTTATAGATTAGTCTACGACCATTGGTATGCTTTTATCTGAactattttgtgttatttaataaatcattattGTGACAGGAGCTGGCTGAGTAGAATCTGTTGGTTGAAAGTCACTTCTAACCACCCTTCTTACATTTAATCACCAGCATCCTTGGTTTTCTTTTGAATAGTATTTTGCCTGTTGAACAATGGACTTTATCAGACAAATTATTGCTTAGtttttaatctatattatttGGGATTATTCTGTACTAATTGAGCAtttcttatttatgttataGGACACTGTTGAGGCAGCTGATGGGGAGTTGCAGGACGCTGAATCAGAGGTTTCATCAAGAGCAATGAGCATGTAGCACTACTACAAAGATAACTGTTAACTTAAAGTTACAATTCctctttttatttgtaaaaatcaaattcatgatTGGATGTAATAATCCCTTGTAGAACAGCATACTTTCTGGTTGAAAAGTTAATTGGATAATAGGAAAAGTAAATGAGGAAAATACGTAGGACATTGTACAAAAGTTCTATTCATTCTCTTTAAGGAGACCTAATTtgtcaattttcaattttatttcgtGTTTCCACATACGCATCTCCTTTCACTCCCCGTTGGCCATGCTCCAGAGAGAGCTAAAATCCAGGCCATCTAGTGGAGCTATGAATTATGATTTCATCATGTGCACTAACTTGCCTTGCAGAGAACTTGTCGTGGATAACTCCATGGAGGTTGGATTTTTTTGCGAGCCAAAAACACTGCAGCGAGAAAAATCAAAAGGCCAGCAACAAAACGACATTACCTTATAAAGTTAATCAAATGCACTGTTTAAATAAAACTGCCAGCATTATCCTTGTGTTTTTAATTCTGTTATATTTACTGTTACAATTCAAATTCTGTTATAAATACTGTTACAAGAAGTCGTGTGTGACTCTTGTAACAAAATGCATGTGTACTATAAAAATGGTACTAGATGTaaacagaaagaagaagaatataatATACAATTTGTGTGCCTcccttctgcttcttctctctatctctcttctTCCTCAGTCTTTCCCATACCTCTCCTCCCTCCCATGTTTTTATGCTACGTATAAAAACTCCTGCAACCTTATCTCATCAGTTTGAATTTCTGCTGATTGGATCTCTCAAAATTTACCTTGCAACAAGTGGTATCAGGGCCTCTGATCTTCAGACCTCCATCATGCCACCAGAAACGAGGTCCCAAGATCTTAAGAAATTAGAAGACTCCTTCAAAGTTGCCAACAAGGAACAATCAGCACGCCATACACAAGTCCTAACACAGCTGGAAACCTATGGTCAACTACTACATGCTACTAAGGTGACTCAAGATAATAAAATCGAAGAACTCAAGGAACTCATCAGTGGAATAGCTTACCAACAATCCACACTCCTACAGAGGATGCAGACGAGTACTCTGGAGCATAGTCCTATGAAGAATCACCAGGACCTTCCCCATTAGGGTTCCACTTCAAACGCAGGCTACTCTGGCGAAGAAGGGTCACACTCTTACAAGGTGCATAAACCTCGACGAGATTTTCCCTGTTTTGATGGGGAAGATGTTCATAAATGGTTATTTAAGTGCAACCAGTACTTTGACATGGAAGAGATTAAAGAAACCGAGAAGGTAAGACTGGCCTCCTTCTATCTAGATGGGATGGCTGTCTACTAGCATCAGAATTTTACAAAGAGTGTCAGAGGTAGAGTGGTTACCTGGGAAGAGTACACTGAGGCTGTGTGTGGACGATTTGGTGGCCACCAAGATCCTCTGGAAGAACTGATGGAGCTAAGGAAAACTTACAGCTTGGAGACCTATATTCAACAATTTGATGTACTGTGGAACAAGGCTGATATCAGTGAAAGACAAGCTATGGTGTTTTTCATCGGAGGActagaaatcaaaatcaaaaaccttGTCAAAATGTTTGATCCTAAAGCCCTTCGACAAACTTACAATCTTGCCAGACTGCAAGATAACACTTTATCTTATAGGAGATCACAACCACAATCACACCAAACACTCCCCAAATACACTCACCAAACCATACCACCCTCCCCTCCCTTTAAACAAAATACTCTCATACCTTATTCAAGACAGACAATAACTCCAAATATTACCACCTTCAAACAACCACAACAAGGCATATTACCCACCCCTACACACAAACCAACTAGAACTATCCGGCCTCGAGACTTAGAAGAAAGAAGGGCCAAGGGGCTCTGTTTCTGGTGTGATGAACGATTTGTGCCAGGTCACCGTTGCAAAAATAAACGACTGTACTCTTTATGCATacttgaagatgatgaagatgtTGGGGAAATTGAAGAGGAAACAAAAGTTAGGGACCAGGACCTGCTTACACCACATATTTCTCTCAACGCCTTGGAAGGTACAATGGGCTGCCACACATTGAGAGTAGCAGGAAAAGTGGATAAACAACCCCTATACATCTTGATCGATTCTGACAGCACACACAACTTCCTCAACAGTGCATTTGCTAATAAATTACAATGTCAAACTCACTCCATCAGGACTGTGGTAGTTGAAACAGCAAATGGGGGCACCATGCATTGCTCAGCTATGTGCAAAAATTTCAGCTGGCGAATGCAGGGAGTACACTTTGTTGCAGATGTGTTTATTGTTGATTTACTCAACTGTGACATGGTATTAGGCATACAATGGCTAGCAACGCTAAGTAATGTTATGTCTAACTACAAGGAGCTATGGATGTCCTTTAAATGGCAAGGTCACGATGTAATTCTCAAGGGCACCGACTGCACCAAGGTACAAACCATTGAACTAGCACAATTAAACAGTTTGATGGTTAACTTAACTCAGTTGTCAGGTATGAACCTTTATTGTTTCACGGCTAGTCAAGTTACATACCAGGAGGTAAGAGTTATGTCCCAAACACCCATGGACACTCAGGAGGACAGAGGAGCTCTGGAAGAATTAATCAACCATTACAAGGAAATATTCAAGGAACCTGAAGGGTTGCCTCCCATCAGGACCCATGACCATGTTATCCCTATGAAAGAAGGTGCACAAGCAGTCAACCTTAGACCATACCGATACTCAAGAGTGCAGAaagaaatattagaaaaaaatggtAGAGGAAATGCTTGAGTCAGGAATCATTCAACTGAGCAGCAGCCCATTTGCTTCTCCTGTTGTTCTGGTTAAAAAGAAGGACGGCTCCTGGAGACTTTGTGTTGATTACAGAGCTCTCAACCATCTCACCATCAAAGACAAGTTTCCTATACCTCTAGTCGAAGAGTTATTAGAAGAACTGGTGGGTGCAACTATATTTTCTAAAGTGCATTTACGGTCTGGTTATCACCAGATTAGAATGACTCCCCATGATGTGTTCAAGACAACATTTCGCACCCACAACGACCATTATGAGTTCTTGGTGATGCCGTTCGGACTAACCAACGCACTAGCTACCTTCCAGACCTTAATGAATGAATTTTTCCGCAGGTATCTAAGAAAGTTTGTGTTAGTATTCTTTGacgatattttaatatatagtcAAACAATGAAAGAACACTTGGAACACCTGCAAATTGTGTTTAAATTGCTGAAGGGGCACCAGTTGGTAGCTAAGCACTCCAAATATGCGTTTGGTATTCCTCATGTGGAGTACCTAGGGCATGTTATTTCAAAGGAGGGAGTAGCCACTGATCCTAAGAAAATTCAAGCCATCACCGACTGGCCTGAACCTAGGAGTATTAGGCAGCTACGGGGATTTTTGGGTCTTACGAGTTACTATAGAAAATTTGTCAAAAACTATGGAGCTATTAACAAACCACTCACCCAACTACTCAAAAAGGATGCATTTGACTGGAAAGAAGACGCCACTATAGCCTTCCAAAACTTGAAACAAGCAATGATTCAACCACCAATTCTCTCCTTACCAGACCTAAACAAACCTTTTGTAGTGGAAACAGACGCCTCAAGATCGGGTATAGGGGCTGTACTCATGCAAGAGGGACACCCTATCTCATTTATTAGTAAATCATTGGGACCACATCAGCAAGCATTATCAACATACGAAAGGGAAATGCTAGCCATATTACATGCAGTCACCAAGTGGTGACACTACTTGTGGGGGAGACAATTCACAATCAGGACGGATCATGTCAGCCTCAAATATTTGCTGGCACAAAAGGTTTCCTTCCCATCCCAACATATTTGGTTAGCCAAACTTTTAGGCTTTGACTACAACATCGAATACAGGAAGGGAAAGGAAAATATTGCTGCTGATGCCCTCTCTAGGTGTACCAATAGGGAGTTATTCGCTTACAGTATCTACCATTTCAACCAAATTGCTAGAGGAGTTGAAGGCATCCTGGGCTACAGACACTGCACTGCTAAGGATCATCAGCAAACTAACCACAGATCCTAAATTACACCTACAGTACACTTGGCTGAATGACCATTTATACCGAAAGGGGAAGCTGGTAGTGGGCAATAATCCTATCCTACAGGGAAAATTGATCTCCATATACCACGACTCTGCTATAGGGGGGCATTCTGGAGTCACTGTCACTGCCAAGCGGGTAAGATCACTATTCTATTggaagaaacaacaaaaacatgtaAGGGCATATGTGTGAGAATGTCACACCTGCCAGAAGAGTAAGGGTGAGAACGTGAAGACACCTGGCCTGCTTCAACCTCTTCCCATACCCCAAGCACCCTTCGTAGACATCAGCATGGATTTTGTGGAAGGCTTGCCCAACTCCAAGGGAAGGAACGTCGTACTGGTTGTAGTTGATAGATTAAGCAAATATGCCCATTTCATACCATTATCCCACCCCTATACAGCTGCTTCAGTGGCAGTGGCCTTCATGAGTAACATCTACAAACTACATGGTTTACCTGCCTCAATAGTCAGTGATAGAGACTCGGTGTTTTTAAGCCGATTCTAGAAGGATTTATTCACCTACCAAGGCGTTTAACTACTGCACTCAACAGCCTATCATCCACAAATAGACGGGTAGACAGAAGTGGTGAATAGATGCTTGGAGCAATATTTAAGGTGCATGACAAGTGAGACACCCGATCAATGGTGTCAATGGCAACCCTTAGCTGAATGGTGGTATAATACAAGCTATCACTCTGCCATCAAAACTACTCCATTCGAAGTTCTATACGGTCAGAATCCTCCAGTTCACATTCCTTACCTACCTAAAGATTCTAACATCGAAGCTGTGGACAAACAATTAACAGAAAGAGAAGACAGACTAAAGACCATTAAAGACAGCCTCAAAATGGCTCAACACCGCATGATCCAGTTAGCAAACAAGAAGCGCAGTGAACACACCTTCACAGTAGGCGATTGGGTATGCTTGAAGTTGCAGCCTTACAGACAACAAACAATGAGCAGGAGGAGTTCACAAAAGCTATCCGCAAAGTACTATGGTCCATACCAGGTAATTGAGCGTATAGGGGCAGTTGCTTATAAGCTGAGCCTTCCCAGTTCAAGCGTCATACACCCTGTATTTCATGTCTcccaactaaaaaaacatacaagaaACAAAATAGTATATGACAGCTTACCTGCTCAAAAGCTAAACCCAGAGTTGCAGCCTCACGCCATTCTTGACAGGAGGATGGTCAAACACAAACACCAAGC
Protein-coding sequences here:
- the LOC140954403 gene encoding uncharacterized protein; the encoded protein is MPPETRSQDLKKLEDSFKVANKEQSARHTQVLTQLETYGQLLHATKVTQDNKIEELKELISGIAYQQSTLLQRMQTSYSGEEGSHSYKVHKPRRDFPCFDGEDVHKWLFKCNQYFDMEEIKETEKSVRGRVVTWEEYTEAVCGRFGGHQDPLEELMELRKTYSLETYIQQFDVLWNKADISERQAMVFFIGGLEIKIKNLVKMFDPKALRQTYNLARLQDNTLSYRRSQPQSHQTLPKYTHQTIPPSPPFKQNTLIPYSRQTITPNITTFKQPQQGILPTPTHKPTRTIRPRDLEERRAKGLCFWCDERFVPGHRCKNKRLYSLCILEDDEDVGEIEEETKVRDQDLLTPHISLNALEGTMGCHTLRVAGKVDKQPLYILIDSDSTHNFLNSAFANKLQCQTHSIRTVVVETANGGTMHCSAMCKNFSWRMQGVHFVADVFIVDLLNCDMVLGIQWLATLSNVMSNYKELWMSFKWQGHDVILKGTDCTKVQTIELAQLNSLMVNLTQLSGMNLYCFTASQVTYQEVRVMSQTPMDTQEDRGALEELINHYKEIFKEPEGLPPIRTHDHVIPMKEGIIQLSSSPFASPVVLVKKKDGSWRLCVDYRALNHLTIKDKFPIPLVEELLEELVGATIFSKVHLRSGYHQIRMTPHDVFKTTFRTHNDHYEFLVMPFGLTNALATFQTLMNEFFRRYLRKFVLGHQLVAKHSKYAFGIPHVEYLGHVISKEGVATDPKKIQAITDWPEPRSIRQLRGFLGLTSYYRKFVKNYGAINKPLTQLLKKDAFDWKEDATIAFQNLKQAMIQPPILSLPDLNKPFVVETDASRSGIGAGKLISIYHDSAIGGHSGVTVTAKRKSKGENVKTPGLLQPLPIPQAPFVDISMDFVEGLPNSKGRNVVLVVVDRLSKYAHFIPLSHPYTAASVAVAFMSNIYKLHGLPASIVSDRDSVCMTSETPDQWCQWQPLAEWWYNTSYHSAIKTTPFEVLYGQNPPVHIPYLPKDSNIEAVDKQLTEREDRLKTIKDSLKMAQHRMIQLANKKRSEHTFTVGDWVCLKLQPYRQQTMSRRSSQKLSAKYYGPYQVIERIGAVAYKLSLPSSSVIHPVFHVSQLKKHTRNKIVYDSLPAQKLNPELQPHAILDRRMVKHKHQAATQVLVHWKTLSPYEATWEFADDLLMSFSSCAWTQKKILKVPNALIKPRTGKKPRTGKMSQCSSQEVRLLPAKELEV